A genomic segment from Takifugu rubripes chromosome 20, fTakRub1.2, whole genome shotgun sequence encodes:
- the ak4 gene encoding adenylate kinase 4, mitochondrial, with translation MAKLFRAVIMGPPGSGKGTISKRIAQSFGLEYLSSGHFLRDSVAANTEAGVLVKSYVDRGILVPDDIITRLMLPRLEQLSAHSWLLDGFPRTLVQAQALNRLVQLDLVIILNVPYATLTERLSHRWIHPPSGRVYNMGFNPPRVQGKDDVTGEPLVQHDDDKPEALMARLRHYKDVAKPVMDLYKSKGILYSFSGTDTDRIWPYISSLLVTKLHTQPTDSFQTHTPTVAE, from the exons ATGGCCAAGCTGTTCCGAGCTGTAATCATGGGTCCACCAGGATCGGGGAAAGGAACTATATCCAAGAGGATTGCGCAAAGCTTTGGTTTGGAGTATTTATCCAGCGGCCACTTTCTGCGTGACAGCGTAGCGGCAAATACAG AGGCAGGTGTGCTGGTGAAGTCCTATGTGGACAGGGGCATACTGGTTCCTGATGACATCATAACCAGACTGATGCTCCCCAGACTGGAACAGCTGAGCGCTCACAGCTGGCTGCTGGATG GTTTTCCACGCACGCTGGTGCAGGCCCAGGCTCTGAACCGTTTGGTTCAGCTCGACCTGGTCATCATCCTCAACGTCCCTTATGCAACTCTGACGGAGAGGCTGAGCCACCGCTGGATCCATCCCCCCAGCGGCCGAGTCTATAACATGGGCTTCAACCCGCCACGAGTGCAG GGTAAGGATGATGTCACAGGGGAGCCACTGGTCCAGCATGACGATGACAAGCCTGAAGCTCTCATGGCCAGACTGAGACATTACAAAGACGTGGCCAAACCCGTCATGGACTTATACAA GTCAAAGGGAATCCTGTACTCATTTTCTGGGACGGACACGGATCGGATTTGGCCTTATATCAGCTCTCTGCTCGTCACCAAGTTGCACACACAGCCCACAGACTccttccaaacacacacgcccacagTGGCTGAATGA